GAGGTTATGAGGGGCAGAACCAAGTGGAGGCCCAAGGGTTTCAACAACATTGCAAATATTGGTCAGATATCAGCCGAGTAGTTAATATGaaatgcatctgcatctgcatcttCTCATATTATATTATCTTGCTGGTTTATCTTTGAGTGATTGATTGTATGCTCAACTGCATTTGTAAAAACATATACTACTACTGCTTGCATGCTCAACTGCTTTTTACACTCTTTACCATTGTAGATGGGCAGGCCTATATTTCTACTGCTGTGTAATAATCCTCGTATTCGCTGTTAatgatatattttcttttaaaattcgGATAGATAAACATTTATAATATGAACCCTTCTAACCGAGTCTGAATGCCATGGATCATAAGGGGTAAAATCTAAGAAAATGAGATCTTGTAGAAGCTTGAGAGTTACTGAATCTTAATCCGGTgctgtaattttattttatttttgaagctgACTTTTGTTTACTTTTGTTGAGATTCTTTGATTATGTTCATGGCATCCCTCAAACTTGTTTCTTTATTCGGATGGTAGGTGACTGAATCCGATCCATCAGAAACAGCACTGGTTGCAGAGGATCTAGACTCTAGGTTGGTTTGACAtccacaaatttttttttttttgctagaaaaaaGAACGGCCATAATCTTTGATATCTTTTCAGTTAATTAGGCTAGGAATGGTCAAGGGAGGACCTGATTTGGAAAAGTAGTACAACGGTCTAATTACTTGACCATAATATAGTTGGAGTAATATTTATCTTGTCCTTGTGTAGTTGTAGATTACACCTGGAGTCCCTTTAGTGTACGAAACAGCTTCCAAAATAGACTTCCTGGTTCACTTGAGCCTGTCAAAGATGACAAGTTAGCAATGACATTTCAGCAAAAACTGCATTGATATACATAAAAGTCTTTTCTTTTCCTTGTATGTTTTACTTATTAAATTTTATATAAATGACTAAACACTGATCAAAACTCCACTCGATCCAAGCGTGATCCCGTTTTCAAACCGCGTCCACACAATTTTGAACACTAATTCGGGTTTTTCGTCGATCTATGCATCCATACACAGGTTAATATATAAAGGATAACAATATTTGATGAAATAATACAAGACTAAAAATATCATTTGCATTCTGTAAAACATGCACACACATGAAAGCGTACACCACTGGGTATTGGCCGGTCTTTTATCACCTGTTTCCAGGTGAAGATTATCCTTTGTTCCCTTAATGCGCAACGGGTTGGGTGATTTTGGGGAGAGCTAATCCGCACCGTTTAGACCGTGAGTGCTGCAGACATTTGATGTCGCGCCGGCGTGGCCAGACCGCCTCAGCGCCCTTGTTGTCAAGGGGAACACTCTTCGCTCAACCAACTATACCGCCAATTCGGCTTTCCATCTCGCTTGCAATCTCCGCACTAATCCGCTTCCCAATGCATTCCCACCATGTACATCCCGCCCGACCGATGATGTCCGATCCGGAACAGCTGCCCAGGCTAAATCCATCGAGCCGCTGATCTGACACGGCCACCATCGGTATCCGACCAGTCATTTTCTTTTTTGGGGACTAACTGACCTGCCAACAAGGGATTTATCACCTGTTCCCATCAAATTCAATTTTAAAAGGTACCCAGCAACAAGAGGCCCGACCGGCCTTATAAATTGGCACCTAAATTTGTCATATTTGGGTAGCATCTTGGATTATCACGAGCCATGACTTGATTCCCACTACAAGGATCTCGGTCAAAGACTCGGAAGGACCAATATCTAAATAgacaaaaatgaaatgaaattacgGGATTCAAATTTGGGAATTCAATTCAACACATATAAATTCTGGAAATTACACAGAAAAAATGAGAGAAAAATAGAGCAAAGAGACTCGTTCTTCTCCATTCCGAAATTTCATCAAAACCACGGCTCTGAAATCATTTCTCCGGCCTTTTGAATCTTCatttccacggtttctttcatcTTTTCCGCTTCAAAATCAATCAATGATTGAGTAGTGTGACACAACTTTGATCAAATCAAGAGTTTTTCAAACAATGTCTATGTCGGATTCTGATTCGTCTTCTCATGCCTCCTCCTCTGAATATAAAACCTTCCGGCAAATTAGCCGTGATCGTGAGTATTTTTACCATCTCATTTCATTTTTGTCAATTTTTATTTACCTTGAATTTCACGACAATAGGCAAAATTtcatttttgtgaattttttagagtttttttttttgaagtgtaGGACATTTCTTATGATGAATCTATGATGATCATGAAATGTCCATTGATGGTTTCTTTGTTTACAGGTTTGCTGCAGGAAATGCTTCGTTCGGCCAAAACAGGTGATTCAAAATCAACATGGAAGGTATTCTTTTTTAACATGCTTTCAACATTCTAGTTGCTGTTTTTATGTGCTGTGTGTGAATCTCCTTTGGCTTCTCGCCAATTATTAGCATGCTGTCTATAACATTCAAATTCGCCATGTTTCTTATGTCCAGCACAATTTGCAGTTGTATGGTAACTCAAAAGTTTATTAGAAGATGCGAATTTTGGTGCATAATGGTTTTCCAACAAAACATTTACTAGGCAGAATTTGATTTCTGGTTGAAAAATGTGAGACATGGCATTGTAGCGTTTAGGAGATACAGACACTTTATTTATTATCCTACCAAGGTTGATATTAAATGTTTTCCTTGTGTGCTGAACTTTAAATAGTATATTAATTGGGTAATTGACCAAGCATCAAAAGTAAAAATGCAAGTTTCTGTATTAGTCTGGCATGCAAACCATAATCTATTATAGTTGAAGTCAGTCATAATCTACTGTAACTTGAGTTGGATTTGTACTAAACAATGTGTGTTGGAAGTAATGTGACAAACATTTTGATTTGAAATTAGTCATTTTAAAATTCCTGGCAGTTGTGCTACGTTTGTTGCTTCCTTCTTGTTGTAACTTTTCTAGACTAGCATTTAAGATTTGATACCGTTTCTCCTTCTTGGAATACATCTTTACACTGTCAAATTTGATTTGGTCTTTTGGTTCTTTACTTTGTGATTTTCACAGACCTTTGTCCACTATTCAGTGGGGCTTATTCTGTCAATTTAACTGATTATGCAGGTTCTCATCATGGACAAAGTTACAGTTAAAGTCATGTCTTGCTCTTGCAAGATGGCAGACATTACAGACGAAGGAGTGTCATGTAAGCAACATGGATGCATTTCCCAAATcctgatgtagtttgatgtttctCTGTGCTATATGTCATGTTTTGTGTGATCATGGCATTTGTCGTTGGATGTCAATTTTTTTGTATGTGTTTCTGAAATGCTGTGGATGTCAATATTTATAAGCCTCTTGAGCTTATTTTACAATCCAAActtagcaacaaaaaaaaaaaatacaatccaAAGCTAGACAGCTGTGAACGATCTTGTTTGATTTGTGAACGACTAAACGAACCTGGCACTTTTGTAATTTGGTCTCGCTTGGTAGTTCTGATATGCAGTTGATGCAAAGTACATACTGAATCTTCTAGGTTATATATATTCTAGTAGTCAAATTTGTTAAAGTAGTCAAATTCTTAGGAAATTGTTCCTGGTCTTAATTCTGTCTGCCGAGGGGATCTCTGTTGGGTGTAGTAGTGATTTAAGAATTTTACTGTTTTGAGTTCCCTAGTGTTAACTACTCTTCAATGTTTATTGCAGTGGTGGAAGATCTATACAGGCGAAGGCAGCCATTACCCTCCATGGATGCGATATATTTCATACAGCCTTTAAGAGAGAAGTAATTTTGTTTCCCTCATTCTTCTATTTCCTCGTCGATGCATTTGGATTACCTAAATGATCTTTAGGGTTTGACAAGTTTGATTCTGACTCTTGTTTCTTGCATTGTGCAGTGTTGTCATGTTTTTGTCTGACATGTCAGGAAGGGTGCCATTGTACAAGAAGTACGTGAAAGACGTATCTAGAAACTCTTGTTTTATTTTGGCGTTAGTAATTAATATTGTAGTGATTTGTTTCAGGGCGTATGTCTTCTTCAGTTCGCCAATTCCAAAGGAATTGGTTAATCTTATCAAGAACGATACAAGTGTTTTGCCTCGTATTGGTGCATTGAGAGAGGTCAAGTTTCTTATTATGCTCATCTTCTTATGCTTTTGGAGACATGGATCTTGGATGTTTATTTTTTTCTGTTGGTAGTTAGATGCTGTATTCAGCTTGCTAACCAGATATAGAGTTTATATTATGTACTGATTTATTTCCATTTTGGTTTACCTTGCAGATGAATCTAGAGTACTTCGCAATGGATAGCCAGGTATTTATTGACAGAAAAATTTAATACTAAACATCCTGTGTGAAAGTGAGTTACTTGAGGGTGATAGATTTCCATGAATCCTTATTTTTTGAAGGTCTCCATTGCCTTACTTCTTAGCATTAATATTTTTATGGAGAATAGAATCGGTGTTATACCGTCAATAAAAACCTTAGATGATGTTAGATATGCCTTTGTATGGAAAGTTTCTTGGCATACCATATCTCGTGGGTGGACGTCCCTATATGGTATATCCAAGTGAGGTACAGATAACAAAGTTCATAACTTCTTCGATCCAATAATGGTGAACGAAAGCATTGAGAGGAATAGACTTTAAAAAATGGATGGAATGCCTCCAATCCTACTTCTTTCACGTACATTAGTATTGGGGGATTCTAGAATTTGATCGAAATTTAAAGCATGAATATGTCTGACATCTGCATGCCGGTTTCAGTTGTTTCAAAATGCAGGGAGGATATAAATAAAATGAATTTAACTTACCCAAGGACCTATAACAGAAGATTGTCTCATGTAATATATATTGGGCAGGAGCTGCTAATGGTTATTCATTTTTTGTAACTGTTCTTTTTTGTGATTAATCTTGTAGGGATTTGTCACTGATAATGAGAGAGCACTTGAGGAGTTGTATGGGGAAAACATGCAGAACACTCGCCAACATGAGGCTTGTTTGGATGTGATGGCTACTCGGATTGCTACAGTATTTGCTTCACTAAGAGTACGGATTTAAAAGTTTTGTACATTGATTACCTTCAATAAGTCTTCATGTTGGACTTCTGTAACATCCACAATCAATTTATGTACCAGAAACAAATATGGAGCAATGTTTATGACTGTCATAACTAACTATCCTACGAATCTAGTACTTAATTAtcttcaatttgttgttcatTGACGTTCTTCAGGAGCTTCCATATGTTCGTTACCGTGCTGCGAAGGTTGACGATTCCACAGAGACGACATTTCGAGATTTAATTCCTACAAAGCTTGCCGCCTCTGTGTGGAACTGTATTACAAAATACAAAAGCAGCATACCTCACTTTCCCCAGTCAGAAACGTGCGAGTTGCTAATCTTGGACAGATCTGTAGACCATGTAAGTGATGTTTCTTTTTTTGAAAGAGAATGCTTATGCTCAATTTAGTTTTTCTTACTAATATATGGCTTGACACCTTCAGATTGCCCCAGTAATTCATGAATGGACTTATGATGCCATGTGCCATGACTTATTAAACTTGGATGGGAATAAATATGTTCACGAGGTATGTCGCAATTAATTCTTACTCCAGTAATCCCGCTATTATTGTTACATGCAATTTTGATTTTACATTTCATATTCTGATACATTACTAATATGCTGTTAGGTTCCAAGCAAGTCAGGTGGTGAACCTGAGAAGAAGGAAGTTCTTTTGGAGGACCACGATCCTGTGTGGCTGGAGCTACGCCATGCACATATTGCAGATGTATGTCTGATCTCTTAGATTTTGTATGTCTGCAGGAAGTTGGGGAGATTATATTTTGATCCTTGTACATGTATTACAGGCTAGCGAAAGATTGCATGAGAAGATGAcaaattttgtttcaaaaaataAAGCTGCGCAATTTcaatcaaggtttgttgtatgcGGTTTCTGTTATTCAATGAGCATTGAGTCATTTCAATTTCATCAATGTAGTAAATTAAGATGATGGCAATGTTTGGAAATATACATAATGTGTTCCTTATATCTTTTCTGGATGTATCTAACATAGTTGTATTAACTGTATGATCATAAGTTGGTATAGGGTCACTCTAACTTCAATAAAACATGTGTAAAAAGAATAGTATTCGAAATTTAAGTCTTACGGTTGGTGCGTTTATAGTTGATTGGCTTTCATGGAAAGATGTGGGATCCTTAGTCCAGAATTTTTCTGAATGTGTATTAGAATGATGTCTTTTCAGTTCATGTGTTTATTATCCCGATTCCATGTCTCTTTTTACAGAGATGGCGGTGAACTGTCAACTCGAGATTTACAAAAGATGGTCCAAGCCCTACCACAGTATAATGAACAAATGGATAAGCTCTCCCTCCATGTAGAGGTTAGTTTCCTGAGTAATAAATCTTTTTATGGTTATATGCAGCATCTTTAGCTGGGTTCAGAATTTCAAGTGCACTCCTAATAGAGTGTAATGtgtccctgctgctgctgcttgcagTGCATATAACGTGCTCTATTTTTGGTTTATTACTTCATCTGGTGATATAATTATATTGCAATTAAATGATCCAGAATTTGGGATAGAGCTGCCATATTTGCTTACCTAGCAGCTAGCTCGTCAAGGCTGAGTTAAAAATGACTATGATTCTCTTACGCTGTAAATTGTTTTAATGCTCTCCATAACAGCTGCTTAACCTAGAGGATGGTAGATGACCGTCATAGGCTAGATTCATAAGTAAAACTAACTAATCCAATCTGATAAAGCAGTCTGTAGTACAGTTATACAGGATGTGTACTGATTTGATACTAATCACTGGGTAATGATTCTACTCTATTGTAGATTGCGGGAAAAATTAATAGGCTTATTAGGGAGTTGGGGCTGCGAGATCTTGGCCAACTGGAGCAGGATCTTGTTTTTGGAGATGCTGGCTCAAAGGAACTTATCAACTTTCTACGATTAAAGCAGGTAACTTGGAAATTTGGAATTGGATATATGTTTGAAACTCAGGAAAAAGTAATTACCTTTTCATTTTGATCAGGTTAATTTCCCTATCTTATGCAGGATGCATCTCCTGAAAATAAGTTGCGTTTGATGATGATATATGCGTGTGTCTATCCTGAGAAGTTTGAGGGTGACAAAGGTACCAAGTTGATGCAGGTAGGTTGCTT
This DNA window, taken from Papaver somniferum cultivar HN1 chromosome 3, ASM357369v1, whole genome shotgun sequence, encodes the following:
- the LOC113355957 gene encoding SNARE-interacting protein KEULE-like, which codes for MSMSDSDSSSHASSSEYKTFRQISRDRLLQEMLRSAKTGDSKSTWKVLIMDKVTVKVMSCSCKMADITDEGVSLVEDLYRRRQPLPSMDAIYFIQPLRENVVMFLSDMSGRVPLYKKAYVFFSSPIPKELVNLIKNDTSVLPRIGALREMNLEYFAMDSQGFVTDNERALEELYGENMQNTRQHEACLDVMATRIATVFASLRELPYVRYRAAKVDDSTETTFRDLIPTKLAASVWNCITKYKSSIPHFPQSETCELLILDRSVDHIAPVIHEWTYDAMCHDLLNLDGNKYVHEVPSKSGGEPEKKEVLLEDHDPVWLELRHAHIADASERLHEKMTNFVSKNKAAQFQSRDGGELSTRDLQKMVQALPQYNEQMDKLSLHVEIAGKINRLIRELGLRDLGQLEQDLVFGDAGSKELINFLRLKQDASPENKLRLMMIYACVYPEKFEGDKGTKLMQLAKISPDDMNAVNNLKLFEGASDNKKNSLAGFSLKFDAQKRKHAARKDRTGEEEETWALSRFYPVIEELIEKVSKGELPKNEYACMNEPNPSTTITSNRSLPSASARTSQAPVAAAHSMRSRRTATWARPRGSDDGYSSDSVLRHASSDFKRMGQRIFVFIIGGATRSELRVCHKLTAKLKREVVLGSSSLDDPPEFITKMKMLTKELSVDDLHI